The region GGGCCTCTTCGATCCGATCGGGAGGGTTTCCGGGAACCAGCGGTTGGGGTTCATGAACGTTGGGTGGCGCCTTTTTCTTGTGGGATGGATGTTTTGGAGTGGGAGCTTGGCGGCCCAGATTTCACGAGAGATCCAAGCAGTTGAATCGATCCCGGACATGCTGGAGCGATTGGCAGACCAGGCCGATCCAGAGCAGCATCCATTCTTAAATGAGTTGCGGGTGGAGCGTTACGAGTCGAGCCTCCGCCAGATGAGGCAATCGGGGTTTGAGTATGCGCGAACCCTGGAATCGTGGGCGGAGGAATTGCTCCGATGCGGACGGGCGGAAGAGGTGGCGGTTCGCTGGGGGGAAGTGGCACGCTTGCGCGTCCAGGGCATGCCGGGCCGGGATGGATCGAGATCGGTTTCCGGTCCGAGGCTAGCGGAAGCCGTGGCCTGGATGCGTCTGGGTGAACAGGAGAATTGTCTCGCGGGGCACTCGCCTTCCGCTTGCATCCTGCCCTTCGACGCTGAGGCTGTGCATCGCCGCCGGCGCCCCATGCAGGAGGCGATTCGGATCTTGCAAGTGCAGTTGGAAGCGGACGCCTCGGATCTTTCCGCCCGCTGGCTGTTGAATCTGGCGTGGATGGCGGCGGGCGGTTATCCGGATCGAGTGCCGCGAAAACATTTGATTCCGCCCGAGGTTTTCCGTTCGTTCCGGGATGTGCCGGGATTCACGAATCGAGCGGCGGCTTTGGCATTGGACGACGCGAGGCTTTCCGGGAGAGCGGTTGCGGAAGATTTTGACGGGGATGGAGACATCGATTTGGTGGTGACTTCGCTCGGAATGCGCCACCCGATAAAGTATTACCGCAACAACGGGGATGGCACTTTCACCGAAAGAGCCAGGGAAGCGGGGTTGGATCGGGAGTGGGGAGGATTGAATGTTCAGCAAACGGACTACAACAACGACGGTTTGCCGGACCTATTTGTGTTGCGGGGGGGATGGTTCGGAGAGGATGGCCGGTTGCCGAAGTCATTGCTCAAGAATCTGGGGGGCGGCGTGTTTACGAATGTGACACGTGAGGCGGGGCTGTTGAGTCTGCATCCGACGCAGACCGCGGCCTGGGCGGATTTTGATGGGGACGGCTGGCTTGATGTGATGATCGGTCATGAAACGCGGGGCGGGCATGCTCATGCGTGCCAGCTTTTTCGGAATCGTGGAGACGGCACGTTCGAGTCGTGTGGAGAAAGTGCAGGGGTGGGAGTGAGTGCCTGGGTCAAAGGCGTGGCCGCGGGCGACTATGACAATGATGGAAAGCCGGATCTCTATCTGAGCGTGTTGGGCGGGAAGAACGTGCTTTTTCGTAATCGATGCCGTCCCGGCCTGATGCGGTTCGAGGACGCCTCCGAGGCTGCGGGAGTTCAGGAGCCTTGGCATAGTTTTCCCACCTGGTTTTTCG is a window of Verrucomicrobiota bacterium DNA encoding:
- a CDS encoding VCBS repeat-containing protein, which encodes MQRRGSERPTPGLFDPIGRVSGNQRLGFMNVGWRLFLVGWMFWSGSLAAQISREIQAVESIPDMLERLADQADPEQHPFLNELRVERYESSLRQMRQSGFEYARTLESWAEELLRCGRAEEVAVRWGEVARLRVQGMPGRDGSRSVSGPRLAEAVAWMRLGEQENCLAGHSPSACILPFDAEAVHRRRRPMQEAIRILQVQLEADASDLSARWLLNLAWMAAGGYPDRVPRKHLIPPEVFRSFRDVPGFTNRAAALALDDARLSGRAVAEDFDGDGDIDLVVTSLGMRHPIKYYRNNGDGTFTERAREAGLDREWGGLNVQQTDYNNDGLPDLFVLRGGWFGEDGRLPKSLLKNLGGGVFTNVTREAGLLSLHPTQTAAWADFDGDGWLDVMIGHETRGGHAHACQLFRNRGDGTFESCGESAGVGVSAWVKGVAAGDYDNDGKPDLYLSVLGGKNVLFRNRCRPGLMRFEDASEAAGVQEPWHSFPTWFFDFDQDGWEDLFVVIRRRTSVKWRRIIWGFLMEARNRACIATEARADSRM